TTGCTGATACAAAAGAATACATTATATATCTCATGAGATTAACTATTGTTGCCACCCGCTACCATCCTATTCGTTTATCATTTGGTTTACCTTATCCAACGCTGTCTGCAATTGACTATCATCTTTTTCTTCAATTATAGAACTTGTTTTGTATTCTTCAGGCAACTCAACCTTGATATCCGGCTCAATACCTATATCCTGTATACACTTGCCTGAAGGTGTATAGTATTTTGATATTGTAAATTTAAGCCCTGTTCCATCTTCAAAAGGCCATAATTGCTGTACAAGCCCCTTGCCAAAAGTTTTCTCCCCTATTAAAATCCCTGATTTTCTATCCTTAACAGCGCCGGCTAATATCTCGGAAGCGCTGGCACTGCCTCCATTTATTAAAACAGCTATAGGCATCTCCACCCAATCTTTATCAGCTGTGAATTTTTCACCTGTGCCATCTCTTTGCTTTGTATACACTATCAAACCTTCAGGAACAAGCTTATCAGTTACCTCAACTACTTGTTCTAAACTTCCACCGGGATTATTGCGTACATCAATTATGATGCCTTTTATCCCTTGCTTGATAAGACCATCTAAGTGGGTTTCGAATTCTTTTGCAGTATTATTATCAAATGTACTTATCTCAACATATCCTATCTCTTTATCATATATTTTACTTGCCACAGTATCTATATGAACCTTTGCCCTTTTTATTTTATGGTCATAAAACTTTTTTTCTTGGGGTCTGAATATCCTTACATCTACCTCAGTTCCTTCAACACCCTTCATCATTGTTATAGCCATGTCAAACTCATCGCCTGTTACATCCTGATTGTTTACATTAACGATCTTGTCACCTATTTTTATTCCTACTTGCTGTGCTGGACTATCCTTAAATGTCTTTACAACAGTAATCAAATTATCTTCCGGATCTACAGTGACTAAAAGTCCCAGTCCTGAATACTCTCCCTGTGTATGCTCTAAAAGCTCTGCAAACTCTTGCTTGTCAAAATATACAGAGTATGGGTCATCAAGGGCCCTGACCAATCCTTTCACAGCTCCAGTATATAAATCTTCTTCTTCAGGCACTTCAATGTAATTGTCTTGTATTATGGATTTTACAGCCAATAATTTGCTCAGTTTCTGATACTGAACAAAATCTTTTTTTGATATTATTACTTTATCACCAAATTCTATACTAAAAAAAGTTGTAGCAGTAAATGTAACTATACTCGTAATCAATATCACCAATATGATCACTAATACATTTTTTCTTTTATTCATCATGATATTATTTACTCTCCCGCCTATTTATTTCAATATATAAATTATATAATTTTTCTCCTGTAATTATAACACTTTATTCAAAATAAATCTAAAAAGAGGAATCCGTATAATGGATTCCTCTTTTGATAACTTACCTAAGATAACTTAGCGGGTTTGTATGCTCTCCGTTTACCCTGACCTCGAAATGACAGTGGGGTCCGGTAGAATAATAACCGGTAGATCCTGCACTCGCTATCTTCTGTCCTTTACCTACCGTTTGTCCTGCCGATACGCTAAAGGAGCTATTGTGGGCATAAAGTGTGGATACACCTCCACCATGATCGATTACGACTGTATTTCCATATGCTCCAAACCATTCAGCTATTATAACTGTCCCGGCTTCAGCAGCCACTATAGACGCTCCATAGGGACAACCTATATCTATTCCTGTATGCATCTTGTATACTCCAGTGATAGGATGGCGTCTCATTCTATAAGGGGAGGTGATATTATAATAACCGGATACCGGCCATCCAAATTTTCCTCCCGTATATTTTCCCCTGTTGGTTTGTCCTGTTTGTCGATTTTGTTGCCCTTGCTTTTCTTTTTGTCTTTGCTGTTCTAATCGTCTTTGCTGCTCCAGCAATTGCTGCTGTAATTTTTTTATCGTCCCTTCCAATTGTTTTGAGTTGTTCTCCAGCTCATCTAATGCCTTTTCATGCTCTTTTTTCTGAGAATCAAGCTCCCTCATCAATTGGTCTTTTTCTTGCTTATCCTTTTTTATCTTCTCCCTCTGTATCTCTATC
This window of the Clostridia bacterium genome carries:
- a CDS encoding S41 family peptidase, with amino-acid sequence MMNKRKNVLVIILVILITSIVTFTATTFFSIEFGDKVIISKKDFVQYQKLSKLLAVKSIIQDNYIEVPEEEDLYTGAVKGLVRALDDPYSVYFDKQEFAELLEHTQGEYSGLGLLVTVDPEDNLITVVKTFKDSPAQQVGIKIGDKIVNVNNQDVTGDEFDMAITMMKGVEGTEVDVRIFRPQEKKFYDHKIKRAKVHIDTVASKIYDKEIGYVEISTFDNNTAKEFETHLDGLIKQGIKGIIIDVRNNPGGSLEQVVEVTDKLVPEGLIVYTKQRDGTGEKFTADKDWVEMPIAVLINGGSASASEILAGAVKDRKSGILIGEKTFGKGLVQQLWPFEDGTGLKFTISKYYTPSGKCIQDIGIEPDIKVELPEEYKTSSIIEEKDDSQLQTALDKVNQMINE
- a CDS encoding peptidoglycan DD-metalloendopeptidase family protein, which gives rise to MNKRRFLVGFIIVFLIVSIACQAFASQLDQKKKELNDIKDGIQGKKEAISQVESEQEKIKEQISQIDDNLRQNQQKLAETQKSLKNTQKEIEKIKKELEQAIEKINEQDDLMSSRLRALYMNGPSSYLEIIFESENLNDFIERIETLEKIVEYDIDVLEQMQQYKEVVDNKKVELEKKEDSILKDKQKIEIQREKIKKDKQEKDQLMRELDSQKKEHEKALDELENNSKQLEGTIKKLQQQLLEQQRRLEQQRQKEKQGQQNRQTGQTNRGKYTGGKFGWPVSGYYNITSPYRMRRHPITGVYKMHTGIDIGCPYGASIVAAEAGTVIIAEWFGAYGNTVVIDHGGGVSTLYAHNSSFSVSAGQTVGKGQKIASAGSTGYYSTGPHCHFEVRVNGEHTNPLSYLR